The sequence below is a genomic window from Desulfovibrio oxyclinae DSM 11498.
GGGAATTAGAATTTGAAAAATTTACAGTATAGGTAGTGGGTTATGTGTGGTGTGAAGTGTGTGGAGCAGATTTATGAATGAATATTTTAGCATTGTTATAAATACCACCTAACCCATCATATACAATTGACCGTCCCTAACTGCTTGATACTGTTACATCGGAAAAGCTGCCTTAATTTTCACGCATGGGGGTTCCTGATGAAGCTTTCCGCTAAGTTGATCATCGGTTTCGGTATGGTTTTGGTGCTTCTTATGGTGGTCTCAGGGGTATCGTATTTCGCTTTGGAAAATTCCACCAACGGATTCGAGGTGTACAGAGGGCTTGCCAGAGACACCAACATGGCTGGAAGGCTTCAGGCCAATATGCTTTCGGCCCGGATGGCAGTGAAGGACTTTGTCATCAGCGCGGAGGAGGAAGACCTTCAGAAATTCGAAGCCGAGTTCGCGGAAGTGAAGAAGTTTATGGAAAAGGCGCAAGCCGAGATCACGCAGCCGGACAGGGCCGCGATGGTTTCGTCGGCAGCCGACCGTCTGGGAGCTTACAATTCCGCTTTCGACAGAGTGGTTGAGTTGCAGCGCAGGCGCCGTGAGATAGTGAACGAAGTTTTGAACAAGAACGGGCCCTTGATTGAAGAGCGCATGACGCAGATTCTGCGCAGCGCCGAGCAGGCCGGCGACACAAACGCAGCCACGACCACCGCAAACGCGCTCCGATCCCTGCTTCTTGCACGGCTCTATGTGGTCAAGTTTCTTGAAAACAATGTTGCGACGTTCTCCCAGAGAGTGGAGCAGGAAATGGTCGATTTGGACCAGCAGTTCGAGCGGATGCGCGGCACCCTCACGAGCCGGGACCGGCTTGGCCTGCTTGATCAGATTATCCCGTTGCAGGATAGCTATCAGGATGCTTTCGAGGAACTTGTGCAGGTCATCGGAGAGCGCAACCGTTTGATAAACGACAGGCTCGACGTTCTGGGACCCGAGATCGCCTCGGATATGGAAGATGTGAAGCTTTCCGTCATGCAGGAGCAGAACGAACTTGGCCCAAGGCTTCAGGCGGCGAACAACCGTGCCGTGTACATGGTCATCGGCCTGAGCGCCGGTGCGTTGCTCTTCGGCATCCTTACGGCCATGTTCATCGTGCGCAGCGTTCTCGGCCAGCTTGGCAAGGATCCGTCCGAAATTGCCAAGATCACCAAGGAAATAGCGGCGGGTAACCTCGGCGTCCAGTTCGATGACGGTCACCTTGAAGGCGTGTACGGCGATATGAAGAACATGGTGGACAAGATCGGCGGCGTGGTTGCCGAGGTCCGCGGCAGCTCGGAAAATGTCGCCAGCGGCAGCCAGCAGCTCTCCGGTTCGTCGCAGGGCGTGTCTCAGGGGGCGACCGAGCAGGCCGCGTCCGTGGAAGAGGTCTCTTCCAGTGTCGAACAGATGGCTTCCAACATCGCCCAGACCACGGACAACGCGCAGGGTACCGAACAGTTGGCGTACAAGGCCGCACAGGACGCCGAAGAGAGCGGCAAGGCCGTGCGCGAATCGGTGGTGGCCATGAAGGAGATCGCCGAGAAGATTTCCATCATCGAGGAGATCGCGCGGCAGACGAACCTTCTTGCTCTCAACGCGGCCATCGAGGCGGCCCGGGCCGGGGAGCACGGCAAGGGGTTCGCAGTGGTCGCGGCCGAAGTCCGCAAGCTGGCGGAACGAAGCGGCGAGGCTGCCGGAGAAATCAGCGAGCTGTCCGTTTCCAGCGTGGACGTGGCAGACAGGGCCGGCAACATGCTCGAAGAGCTGGTCCCGAATATCCGCAAGACCGCGGAGCTGGTGCAGGAAATCACTGCCGCAAGCCGCGAGCAGAGTGCGGGAGCGGAGCAGATCAATACGGCCATCAGCCAGTTGGATGCCGTCATTCAGCAGAACGCATCCGCCTCGGAGGAAATGGCCTCAACCAGTGAGGAACTGGCGGGACAGAGCAAGGCGTTGCTGGATGTGGTGGGCTTCTTCCGATTTGATGGTCAGGGCGGTGGCAGGCCGACGGTCCGGGCGTACTCCGCTCCTACACCCAAGGCAAAGCCGCTGCCTGAAGCCAATCAGGATTACGAGCCGTATCAAGCTTCGGGCGATAGCGACTCGGAGGACGAATTCGAGCGCTTCTAAGGTAGCTTCCCTCATGCAAGACAATGGCCCGCGTCACATGACGCGGGCCATTTCTTTCCTGTCAGACCCTTACGCTGAGCCCTGCCCGGGCAAAGGAATACTGGCCTGCCTGAAGCAGCGAGAGTTCGTTCCTCGCTGCCTCAAGCAGCCTTGCCTTTACCTCGGGTGAGTAAGGCGAGGACCGTACTTGTGCGATCTCCTGCCTGACGGCATTGATTCTTTGCTGCATGCTCTCCAGACTATATCCGCGGCCGGGATAATCCCGGTCCGGGGCATTGTCCTTGAAGAGCGGCTCCCTGTTGCTCGCCTCGCGGTCCCGGAACAGGTCAAGAACCGGGTCGGATGCCGGGCGCGTGAAAGCGAACCCGGGCGTTCCGGAAAGAGGCCAATCCGTGGCTGTTAACATGGCAACGCTCCTTGTCGCCGTTTGCAGCCTTATCGGACGGATTCGGGGGAAGATTTAGGGGGCGGGGATGGAGGAGCGTGCGGGCAGGCTCCATTCTTCGCGCAGGTGGTCGATCCAACCACTGTCGAACATCTTGAACATCTGCTCGTTGAGCACGCTGAGGAAGTGTTCTGAATTGGGAGCGTTTTTGAGGGCAATGGCATATTCCGAGGTATTCTCGAAAACCGGCAGCTTGCGTACCTGTCTGCGGATTCCCAGCTGCTGTACGGCGAAGTCCCAATTGGCTTCGTAGCCAGCAAAGGCGTCTACGCGCCCGGCGAGAAGCATGTCGAAACCCTGCCGGATGCTGTCCACGGGCTTTTTGCGAACATGCCCCGGGGGCAGGTTTTCCCAGCGGTCACCATAGTTGAAGCCGCGTTGGACGGCTACGGTGATGGGGGGGAGGCCCTGAAGACCATTCCAGTCAATGAGACTTTCGGTGCGTACGTAAAGCCTGCATCGGACATCGTTTATGGGAATGCGTCCAAAGGCGAAGCGTTTCTTGCGTTCGCTGCTTGGTGAGGCGGGGAAAAGCAGATCAAATTCGCCGTTGCTTATGGCGACCAGCGAGCGTTTCCACGGCATGACGGTCAGCTCAATCTCGTAACCGGCGTTATGAAACGCGGTGCGGACAATATCCCAGCTGTATCCGCGCAGGGTGGCAGAGTGCGAACCCGCAGGAATGTGCTCCGAAATGACATTGGTCTCCGGGGGAACCGTAAAACAATAAGGGGCATAGCCGTAGAGCGTGACGATTCTCACGGTCCTGCGAATCGGTGATTCGGCAAAGATCGTGGTTGCCAATACAAGGACCAGTGTCGTGGCCAAAAGGGCAGGAAGACTCTTTCGGAGCATGTCGCTTAATAGCCTATTGTGCGCGTCAAGTCCATAGGAGGCCATAATCACTTGCAAAAACCTGTCGATAGACAATTGCGCGAATGTGTTCTAATTGTTTGCCGCCGCCCGCAATACGCAGTTTGGCGGCAATTTTTTGTGCAAAACGTGGTTCGACTTGCGAGAGCAAGCCGCTTATCGGCAAGAATCAAGGAGAGAGGAAATGCAGAAAAGGGAGACGTGGGGCTCTCGCGGCGGCTTTATCATGGCCGCGGTCGGCTCCGCCATCGGATTGGGGAATATCTGGCGATTCCCCTACATGGCTTATGAAAACGGCGGCGGAGCGTTCCTGCTGCCCTACTTTGTGGCAATGCTTTTCGCGGGCATTCCGTTCATCATTCTGGAATACGGGCTGGGCCACCGCTTCAAGGGCTCCGCACCGAGAATTTTCGCATCCATTTCCCGTCGCTGGGAATGGCTTGGCTGGTGGCAGGTCCTCGTGGCCTTCGTCATCGCCACATATTACGTGGTGGTCATAGCATGGGCCATGGACTATTTCCTCATGTCCTTCGACCTCGGATGGGGGAGTGATCCGAAGGGCTTCTTCTTTGGCGAATATTTGGGCCTCACCGACTCGCCCATGAACCTCGGCGATATCCAGTGGACCATCTTCACCGCCACCTGCGTGGCCTGGGCCGTGGCCTTCATTGCCGTGTTCACGGGCATCCGCGGCGGCGTGGAGCGGCTCAACAAGATATTCATGCCCGTGCTGTTCCTGCTGGTGCTGGTCTTCATCGGCCGCGGCATCATGCTGCCGGGCGCCGTGGACGGCCTCAACTGGCTGTTCAGGCCCGACTTCTCCGCGCTGCTTGACGCCAAGGTCTGGTCCGACGCCTTCGGACAGATCTTCTACAGCATCTCCGTCGGCTTCGCGATCATGCTGGCCTACTCCAGCTATCTCCCCGATGACTCGGACATCAACAACAACGGCTGCATGACCGTGTTCATCAACTGCGGATTCAGCATGCTCTCCGGCGTGATGATCTTCAGTGTGCTCGGGTACATGGCCGGTCAGCAGGGCGTGCCCATCAGCGAAGTCGCCGGCGCGGGTGTCGGTCTGGCCTTCGTGACCCTGCCCACCGCTGTGAACCTGATGCCCATGCCCATGTTCTTCGGCGCGCTGTTCTTCCTTGCGCTGGTGGTGGCCGGGCTTTCCTCGCTCATCTCCATCACCGAGGCCGTGGTCTCCTCGCTCATCGACAAGCTGGGCATGTCCCGCAAAAAGGCCGCGACGCTGGTTTGCGCCGTCGGCTTCATGATCAGCTGCCTGTACACCACGGGCGGCGGCCTCTACCTGCTGGACATCGTTGACCACTTCATCAACAACTTCGGCGTGCTGCTCGGCGGCCTGCTGGAGATCGTGTTCATCGCATGGTTCTGCGACCTCGAAGGCATGCACCGTTACATCAACAAGATGTCCGACTTTGCGGTCGGCGGCATCTGGGTGGTCTGCCTGCGCATCATCGCCCCGCTTATGCTGGGCTCCATGGTGCTGATGAACATGTACACCGACCTGAGCGCCAACTACGGAGACTATTCCACCACCGCCGTGGTCATGTTCGGCTGGCTGGTGCTGCTGGGCATTCTTGCGCTTTCCTGGGTGTTCCCCTGCCGCGAGTGCGCCTTCAGCAATCACGTGGCCATCAACAACAACTTCCGCAAGAGGAGCTAGCCCATGGAAACCGGTGCACTCATCATGATGATCTTCGGACTGGGCCTGACCTGGGGCGGCGCGTTCCTGTGCCTGCGCCTGGCCGTCAAGGGCCGCAAGAAGTAGCCGACGGCACGACTCGTCAAAACGGGGCCGGACTTTGCGCAAAGTCCGGCCCTTTTTCTTTGCATGCGCTCGAAGCATTCCCCAGCGGCACGGTGGGACTTGGAAAAAACGGCATACCCGCTTTTCTCCGGACGGGGGGTGTGCTAACGGAGAATGAATGAAGAACGTTTTCAGGATGCTGCTGGCCCTGTTGCTTCCGATCCTGCTGGTCGGCTGCTCGGGCGAAGAAGACACAATCTACGTGGACTTCTCCAAGCGCAAGGAAGTGCTGCTGCCGGTGCAGAAAGATGCCATCACCTACGCCTACCTGCCGCAGTATTCCCACGCCGTCTCCTACGGGCGTCATCATCTGCTCATCGAATATCTAGGCCGTGCCACCGGCATGACCTTCCGACAGGTGTTTCCGGACACCTTCGACGAGCACGTCAAGATGGTGCAGCGCGGCGAAATCGACATCTCGTTCTCCAACCCCATGATCTACGTGCGCCTCGCCCGCAGCGGTGCCCGGGCCTTTGCACGCGTCATCGAGCCGTCCGGCAGACCGAGCTTCAGAGGGCAGGTCATCTGCCGCGACGACAACCGTTTCATCCGGACTCTTGATGACTGCCGCGGCGCCCGCTGGATCGCCGTGGACCATTCTTCGGCGGGCGGTTATCTCTTCCCGCTGGGCATGTTCGTCGAAAACGGCATCACGCAGGACGACTTCCGGCGCATCGACTTCGCTCCCGGTCCCGGCGGCAAGCAGGAGAAAGTCGTGCTGGCCGTGTACGCCGGAGCCTATGACATCGGCTCCATCCGTGAAGGCACCCTCGACATCCTCAAGGACAAGATCGACATTTCACAGATCCGCGTGGTGAAGAGTACCCGATCCTATCCCGGCTGGGTCTATGCCGCGCGTCGAAACATGCCCAAGGAGCAGGTCGCGAGGATCGCCGAGGCCATGTTCGCGCTTGATCTCAACAGCCCCGACGGGGCGGTCATTCTCAACGCGGCAGGCATACGGGGCATCATCCCGGCTTCCGACGGAGACTATGCACCCATGCGCAAGCTCATGTCCGACCTGGGGCTCGACGCGCCCGGGGCTGGAGGACTGCCGCAGTGAAGGCTTTCGACCGTCTTCGTTTCAGCACCAAGATCGGCATGGGCACGAGCATGATCGTGCTGCTGGCCGCGGTGCTGCTGGCGCTGACCTTCAGCACGCTGGCCACGCGCGTTCTGGTGGAAGAGAACAAGAAGCACGGGCTTGTGCTGGCGGAGAACCTTTCCCTGCGTGCCCTCGACCCGATTTTTTCCGCGGATTTTCTTCAGTTGAAAGACCTCGTGGACGGCGTGCGCGAGGTGGGTGAGAACGTGGTCTACGCCTTCATACTCGATCATCGCGGCAACGTGCTGGCACACACCTTCACCGGCGGAATGCCCGTGGGACTGCCGGAAGCCAACGAGCTGCCTCTGTCGCAGGACAGCTCCATCGCGCTCATTGATACGGGCAGAAATTTTGTCTTCGACTTCGCCGTGCCGGTGGACATCGACCGAAACCGTTTCGGCACCGTGCGCATCGGCATGTCGCGCTCCAAGATTCAGGGGGTCATCAACGACCTGCTGCATCCGGTCATGGCCGTCTCCTTCGGGACGCTCCTTGTGGCGGTCTTTCTCGGTTCGCTCTTCGCAAACAAGGTTACCAGCCGCATCAACCAACTTCGGCGCCATGCCGAGGCTCTGGTGACGGGCGACCTCGGAGCCCAGTCCGGCCCCCGGCTCACCCGCAACTGCTGGGAGCTGCGCAATTGCAAGGTCACGCAGTGTCCGGCCTATGGTGATTCCGAGCGACGCTGCTGGTATCTGGCCGGAACACTGGCCGACGATCGGCCCGGTGCGCCCGAGTCCTGCCGGGAGTGCATCGTCTACCGCGAAAACGCGGGCGACGAGATTCAGGATCTTGCCGAAACCTTTGATTATCTGGCGCATACCCTCAAGATGCACCTCGATGAACTGCATGAGGCAGAGCGGACCATGGCACGGCAGCAGCAGCTTTTGCGCACCGTGCTGGACTCCACGCCCGACTGGGTCACGCTTCAGGACCGCGAGGGGGCGTATCTCGCCGTGAACCGTGCCTATGCCGATTCGCTGGGCATGAACCCGGAAAAGGTGGTGGGACGCAAGGAGTCCGACTTTCTGACAGGCGGCGAGGCCCGCATCGCCGCCGCCAAGCTGTCGCGCGTATTTGCCACGGGCGAGGGCGACGAAGAGGAAGTCCGGCAGCTCGATACCGAAGGCGTCAGCTGGATTCACGTCATCCGTGTTCCGGTTTACGGCCACGACGGCCGTGTTACGGCGGTGCTGCGCACGGCCCGCGACGTCACCGAGATCAAAAGCTATCAGGAGCAGCTCATTCAGGCCCAGAAGATGGAATCGTTGGGCAAGCTCGCAGGCGGTGTGGCCCACGAGATCAATACGCCGCTGGGCATCATTCTGGGCTATGCGCAGCTGCTCAAGGAAGACGCCGAAGACGCGAGCGTGCGCGAGGAACTGGGCATCGTGGAGGAACAGGCCAAGGTCTGCCGAAAGATCGTGGCGGACCTGTTGGGTTTCTCGCGACGGTCTGTCAGTGAGAAGCAGGAGATGTGCTTCAACAACTCGGTCATGGAGGCGGTGACGCTGGTGCGTCATACCTTCAAGATGGAGCGCGTCAAAATCGTCACGGCACTCGACGAACGCATGCCCATCATTTACGGTGACCCGGAGAAGCTCAAGCAGGTTTGGATCAACCTGCTCAACAACGCACGCGACGCCATGTCCGACGGCGGCATCATCAAGGTGTCCACCGAACTGGATACTTCGCGACGCACCATCCGCGCCCGGTTCGCGGACAGCGGTCCCGGCATTGATCAGGACCATCTCAAGAAGGTTTTCGACCCGTTTTTCAGCACCAAGGGAGTGGGCAAGGGCACCGGACTCGGTCTGTCCGTCTCCTTCGGCATCATCGAGGATCACGAGGGCAGCATCCATGTGGAAAGCCCCGTGCCCCCGGAATGGCGACCCGACGAGGACGGGGATTACCCCTCGGGGCCCGGAGCCCTGTTCATAGTGGAACTGCCGCTGGACAATTCCTGACGCGGACGAGAAATGGAGTGACACACAGCCATGGCTAACATCATCGTACTGGACGACGTTTACGACTCCGGCCTGCTCATCAAGCGCATCCTGACCCGCAAGGGCCATGTGGTGACGCCCTTCACCGAAGAGGAAGAGGCGCTCACCTATGCGGAAAAGCACAAACCCGATCTGGCGATTCTCGACATCAAACTCAAGAAGATGACCGGAGTGGAAGTGCTGGAGGAAATCCGCAAGGTCAGCCCCGATACACGCATCATCATGCTCACCGGATATCCCACGCTGGAGACCGCAAGGGAGTCCGTACGACTTGGCGCGTCGGAATACTGCGTCAAGCCCATCGACAAGGACGAACTCGAAAGCAAGGTTCAGGGCGTTCTGGAGGGCCAGGACTGAGAACGACGCCACGAAACCGACGGGAGAGGCCATGCTCATTACCGAACTGCTGCGCCGCTGGACCTACAGCGTATTCGCCCCCGGAGCACTGCTGAGGAAACGATACGGAGCCTTCCGGACGTTGCTCGAACATGATGTCCGGGCATTGGAGCGACTTGCGGACCTTGAGGAAGTTCAGGCCGGGGTCGAGGTGGTGGATTACAGCCGGGTCATGCAACTCGAACAGGAGCTTGAGGACGAGGTGGGGGCCATGGTGGAGAGCCTCAAGGAGCTCTCGCCCACCGCCGCCATGGGGCTGGAGGAATATTTCCGCAAGGCCGCGTTCTACGTTCGCATGGGGCTCGACGTCGGTCAGCCCGCCCTTGAGCCGCCCTATGTGCTCCCGCTTGCAGAAGTGAGAAGCCCGGAAACCGGAGGAGGCAAGGCCGCCGCTCTGGCCCGCGTCATGCGCGAGACCGATCTGTCCGTCCCGGACGGCTTCGTGGTCACCGCGAGTGCGTTTCATTATTTTCTTGAAGTCAACAACCTGCGCGAAACGCTGGACGAAATGCTCAGCACCCTGCGTCTGGACGATCATGCGGGCATTGAAGAAACCTGCCGCGCCATGCGTCACATGGTGCTGGAGGCACCGGTGCCCGACGAGGTGGCAAATCCGCTCATGGAGGCCGCTGCCGAGTTGGGGGACGTGTCCTTTGCGGTCCGCTCCAGCGCGGTGGCGGAGGATGGTCGCTTCTCCTTTGCCGGGCAGTACGATTCCGTGCTTGGCGTATCCCGTGATGAACTGGTGGATGCCTATCGCAAGGTCCTTGCGGGAAAGTACTCCGCCAAGGCCGTGACCTACCGCATTCTCAAAGGCCTTGCCGACGACGAGACCCACATGGCCGTGCTTTTTCAGCCCATGGTCCCGGCTGCCGTTTCGGGCATCATGTACACCGCCGACGCCGATGCGACACAGTGCGTGGACGGGGTCACGGCAGTGTACGCCGTGGAAGGGCTGGGAGAGGGACTCGTCAGCGGCAGGCGCGAGCCGCAGGTTTATTGCCTGACCCGCGAGGACGAGCCGGTTATCCTGCAAAAGCCCGCGCATCACGAAAAGCCCGGTGCGGGAATGCTGCTTGAACTGGCCCGCAGCGGGCACCGTCTGGAAGAAGTGCTCGGCGGCGCTCAGGACGTGGAGTGGGTTGCCGACACGAAAGGCGGACTCCATATTTTACAGTCGAGGCCCATGCAGCGCGAAACCATGACCGGGATGCACCGTGAAGAGCCTGAGGGGGCCGAGGTGTTGCTTTCCGGCGGCACGCGCATTTCGTCGGGCATCGGCTACGGGCGCGTGGTGCATGCGGTGGGCGTTCCGGATAACGTTCCCGAAGGGGCGGTTCTTGTGGCCCGCTCGCTCACACCCGACCTCGTGGGCGTTATGGATCGCCTTACGGCCGTGGTCGCGGTGGCCGGAAGCAGGGCCGGGCATTTCGCTTCCGTCGCCCGCGAGTTCGGCCTGCCGGTGATGGCCTCTCCCTATGCTTCGGAACTGGCCGAGGGACGGATGATCACCGTGGATGCCGATACGGGCACGGTCTATGCGGGCAAGCTTCCCGGCTTCTCGGAAAAACGCACGCCGGAAAAGAGCGTGCTTGCCAAACGGCTCGAAGACATCATGCCGAATCTTTCGGTGCTGTATCTCACAGACCCCGAGGACGATCGCTTCGCGCCCGAGGGGTGCCGCTCCGTGCATGACGTGATCCGGTTTGCGCATGAGACCGCCGTGCGCGAGATGTTTTCGCTGGTGGGGCGCGGCGGCAAGGGACTTGGTCGGGTCAAGCGTCTCAAGACGCGCCTGCCCATCGCCATGTATCTGCTCGACCTGGGGGGCGGACTGTTTGCCCATGCGCGCGAACGCAACATCGTTGCTCCCGAGGACGTGACCAGTTCTCCCATGTGGGCCCTCTGGTGGGGGCTCTCCCGCAGCGGCGTGGAGTGGAACGAGAACATGCCGGTCATCGACTGGGAGGAATTCGACCGCCTGAGCGCCGGGATCATGACCAAGGACTCCCGGGCGCTGGCGAGCTACGCGGTGGTGGCCTCGGACTATGCGCATTTCATGTTCCGGTTTGGATACCATTTTGCCGTGGTGGACGCGGTCTGCGGCTCGGAAGCCACCGGGAACCATATCAATCTTCGCTTCAAGGGTGGCGGCGGACACTGGGAGCAGCGTCTGCGTCGGCTGGAGTACATCCGTGCGGTGCTCGAAGCCCGCGATTTCGAGGTGAGCATCCGGGGCGACATGTTGGATGCACGCTGTGCAAGGATGGGCGAGAACGACACGAGACGCCGACTGGTGCTTGTGGGACGACTGCTTGCCCAGAGTCGGCTTCTGGACATTCGGCTGGACGGCGATGTGGACACCGACGAAATGGCCCGGAAGTTTCTTGAAGAGGCGGAAGCGCCCGCTTCGGAGTACTGATCATGTTTGGCCGCAAGGAACCCGTCGCATGGGTCACGGACTATCTGGCCGCCGGACCTGCGCCGGCATCCGCCACCGCCCTGAAGTGGCTGCGTGATCAGGGCATCTCGGCGATACTGAATCTTTGCGGCGAGTTTCCCGATCTCAAGGGCATCGAGGAAAAGTACGGCTTTGAAGTCTACTACCTGCCGGTTCCCGACGAAGAGGCTCCTGCCCTCAAGGAACTGGAAAAGGCGCTGGCATGGCTCGACGAGGCGCTCTATCTCGGCAAGAAGGTCTACATCCACTGTCGTCACGGCGTGGGGCGCACCGGGACCGTGCTCAACTCCTACCTCTTGCGGCGCGGACTCGGCCACAAGCTGGCGGGACGACGGCTCAAGGGCGTTCACGGCGGTCCGGCCAACTTCACTCAGTGGCGCGCCGTGCGAAATTACGGCAAGGAAACTGGGCAACTCACCTGCCGCGAACCCTCGCTGGAGTTCAGCCGGACCGTGGACCTTGGCCCGTTTATCAAGGATTATCTGGAACTGGTCGCGCAGATCGAGCAGACCGTGGAGGAAGCCGGAATCAGCCGTTGCGGCAAGGATCACGACGGCTGTTCCAGCATTCCCATTCATCTTTGTTTCGTGGAGGCGGTGGCCCTTGCCAGAGCTCGGAACACCGTGCTCTCAAGCGCCACACGGCTTGAGCTGATCGACCGAGCGGTGGAGGTCTCGCGCAAGGAGCGTTCGGCCCTCAGGCGGCAGCGCGGGGCAAAGGTCTGCATGGCGGATGTGGGGGCCAAGTGTCCGTTGTGGGGCGAGCAGGGCTGTCGCCTGTATGAACACAGACCCGTGCTGTGTCGCGTCTACGGACTGGAAGGCGAAGCCAGCGAACGGCTCTGGGAAAAGATTCAGCCGAGGCTCAACGAGCTCTCGGCCGACATCTGGTTCGCCCTTACCGGCGAATTTTTGGAGACGCAGCCCGAATTTCCTCTCTCCGAGGTCATCTCGGGCAAATACATCGAGCGGTTCTTCACGCTCATGATGGGCTCCACCGGCTGCGTCTAGCAGTCAGGCAGAGCCCTCAAGCACTATCCCGTCACTTCGGCTTCTTCGTTTTTCTTTGAGTCGGTTACCCGTGCGTTCATGGCCTGGGCTTCCTGTTCCATTTCCTTGAAGCCCATGAGTTCTTCATCGGTTTCCTCGTTTTCAGCAACCTTGCGGGCGATGCTGCGGAACAGGGGGATGCGCTTCTTGTTCTTTTCGAACAGGATGCGGGTCACGATGTAGGCGGGCACGAAGAAGAAACCCGGTCCCACAAGACCGACCCACGGGACGGTGAAGTCCACTTCGGCGAAGCGGAAGTCGAGCCAGCCCATGATGAAGAAGGCGGGCCAGAGCGATGCGCCGAACAGTGCGATGCGGGAAAAGAAGTTTTTGCCGAACTCGTCGTTGGCGCGCTTGTTGAGCGCTTTGAAGCCTTCCTTGTTCTTCACGAGCAGGGAGCGCAGCGACATGTTGTTGTGCCGCACCATTTCGCGGTTGTGCTCTGCGAAATGCTCCTTGTTGAAGAAGTAGATTCCGGCCATGGACAGCTCGCCGATGACCGTGGTCAGCAGGCAGAGGAAGGCCACGCCC
It includes:
- a CDS encoding PEP/pyruvate-binding domain-containing protein codes for the protein MLITELLRRWTYSVFAPGALLRKRYGAFRTLLEHDVRALERLADLEEVQAGVEVVDYSRVMQLEQELEDEVGAMVESLKELSPTAAMGLEEYFRKAAFYVRMGLDVGQPALEPPYVLPLAEVRSPETGGGKAAALARVMRETDLSVPDGFVVTASAFHYFLEVNNLRETLDEMLSTLRLDDHAGIEETCRAMRHMVLEAPVPDEVANPLMEAAAELGDVSFAVRSSAVAEDGRFSFAGQYDSVLGVSRDELVDAYRKVLAGKYSAKAVTYRILKGLADDETHMAVLFQPMVPAAVSGIMYTADADATQCVDGVTAVYAVEGLGEGLVSGRREPQVYCLTREDEPVILQKPAHHEKPGAGMLLELARSGHRLEEVLGGAQDVEWVADTKGGLHILQSRPMQRETMTGMHREEPEGAEVLLSGGTRISSGIGYGRVVHAVGVPDNVPEGAVLVARSLTPDLVGVMDRLTAVVAVAGSRAGHFASVAREFGLPVMASPYASELAEGRMITVDADTGTVYAGKLPGFSEKRTPEKSVLAKRLEDIMPNLSVLYLTDPEDDRFAPEGCRSVHDVIRFAHETAVREMFSLVGRGGKGLGRVKRLKTRLPIAMYLLDLGGGLFAHARERNIVAPEDVTSSPMWALWWGLSRSGVEWNENMPVIDWEEFDRLSAGIMTKDSRALASYAVVASDYAHFMFRFGYHFAVVDAVCGSEATGNHINLRFKGGGGHWEQRLRRLEYIRAVLEARDFEVSIRGDMLDARCARMGENDTRRRLVLVGRLLAQSRLLDIRLDGDVDTDEMARKFLEEAEAPASEY
- a CDS encoding protein-tyrosine phosphatase family protein translates to MFGRKEPVAWVTDYLAAGPAPASATALKWLRDQGISAILNLCGEFPDLKGIEEKYGFEVYYLPVPDEEAPALKELEKALAWLDEALYLGKKVYIHCRHGVGRTGTVLNSYLLRRGLGHKLAGRRLKGVHGGPANFTQWRAVRNYGKETGQLTCREPSLEFSRTVDLGPFIKDYLELVAQIEQTVEEAGISRCGKDHDGCSSIPIHLCFVEAVALARARNTVLSSATRLELIDRAVEVSRKERSALRRQRGAKVCMADVGAKCPLWGEQGCRLYEHRPVLCRVYGLEGEASERLWEKIQPRLNELSADIWFALTGEFLETQPEFPLSEVISGKYIERFFTLMMGSTGCV